One region of Colius striatus isolate bColStr4 chromosome 4, bColStr4.1.hap1, whole genome shotgun sequence genomic DNA includes:
- the USP14 gene encoding ubiquitin carboxyl-terminal hydrolase 14 isoform X1 codes for MPLFSVNVKWGKEKFDGVELNTDEPPMVFKAQLFALTGVQPARQKVMVKGGTLKDDDWGNLKIKNGMTLLMMGSADALPEEPIARPVFVEDMTEEQLASAMELPCGLTNLGNTCYMNATVQCIRSVPEVKEALKRYGGALRASGEMASAQYITAALRDLFDSMDKTSSSIPPIILLQFLHMAFPQFAEKGDQGQYLQQDANECWVQMMRVLQQKLEGIEGDTVMETDSGATAASSKKKSLIDQFFSIEFETAMKCTEAEEEEVTKGKENQLQLSCFINQEVKYLFTGLKLRLQEEITKLSPTLQRNALYIKSSKISRLPAYLTIQMVRFFYKEKESVNAKVLKDVKFPLMLDVYELCTPDLQEKMVSYRSKFKDLEDKKVNQQPKNSSKSDGAQKEVKYEPFSFPDDIGSNNCGYYDLQAVLTHQGRSSSSGHYVSWVKRKQDEWIKFDDDKVSIVTPEDILRLSGGGDWHIAYVLLYGPRRIEVTEEEAEQ; via the exons ATGCCGCTCTTCTCAG TTAACGTGaaatggggaaaagagaaattcGATGGTGTGGAGCTTAACACTGATGAACCTCCAATGGTCTTCAAAGCCCAGTTGTTTGCACTGACTGGAGTTCAGCCAGCTAGACAGAAGGTTATGGTTAAAGGAGGAACTCTGAAG GATGATGACTGGGGGAAcctaaaaataaagaat gGGATGACCTTATTAATGATGGGTTCTGCAGATGCACTTCCGGAAGAGCCAATCGCACGGCCTGTCTTTGTAGAAGACATGACAGAGGAACAGTTGGCTTCAGCT ATGGAATTACCCTGTGGATTGACAAACCTTGGCAACACTTGCTACATGAATGCTACGGTTCAGTGTATCCGCTCAGTGCCAGAAGTGAAAGAAGCCCTTAAAAG GTATGGTGGTGCCTTAAGAGCTTCAGGAGAAATGGCCTCAGCTCAATACATTACTGCAG CTCTTAGAGACTTGTTTGATTCCATGGATAAAACTTCCTCCAGTATCCCACCTATCATTCTCCTGCAGTTTTTACACATGGCCTTCCCACAGTTTGCAGAGAAAGGCGACCAAGGCCAGTACCTTCAACAG GATGCCAATGAATGCTGGGTGCAGATGATGAGGGTACTACAGCAGAAGCTGGAAGGCATAGAAGGTGATACAGTTATGGAG ACAGACTCTGGAGCTACAGCAGCATCTTCTAAAAAGAAGAGTTTAATTGATCAGTTCTTCAGCATTGAATTTGAAACAGC CATGAAATGTACAGAAGCTGAAGAAGAGGAAGTAACTAAAGGAAAGGAGAATCAACTTCAGCTTAGCTGCTTTATCAATCAAGAAGTGAAATATCTGTTTACAGGACTAAAATTG CGTCTTCAAGAGGAAATCACCAAACTGTCACCAACGCTGCAGAGAAATGCCCTCTATATCAAATCT tctaAAATCAGCCGCTTGCCAGCGTACCTGACCATTCAGATGGTTAGATTTTTTTACAAAGAGAAGGAATCAGTGAATGCCAAAGTTCTTAAG GATGTTAAATTTCCTCTTATGCTGGATGTGTATGAGCTGTGTACGCCAGACCTCCAGGAAAAAATGGTTTCTTACCGATCAAAATTCAAAGACCTAGAAGACAAAAAAGTAAATCAACAGCCAAAGAAT TCTAGTAAAAGCGATGGTGCACAGAAAGAAGTCAAATATGagccattttcttttcctgatg ATATTGGTTCTAATAATTGCGGCTATTATGACCTGCAGGCAGTGCTAACACATCAAGGCAGATCAAGTTCCTCTGGGCACTACGTGTCTTGGGTTAAAAGgaaacaag ATGAATGGATTAAATTTGATGATGACAAAGTCAGCATTGTTACACCTGAAGATATTTTGAGGCTATCTGGGGGTGGAGACTGGCACATAGCTTATGTTCTACTCTACGGGCCTCGCAGGATCGAAGTAACTGAAGAGGAAGCGGAGCAGTAG
- the USP14 gene encoding ubiquitin carboxyl-terminal hydrolase 14 isoform X3: MPLFSVNVKWGKEKFDGVELNTDEPPMVFKAQLFALTGVQPARQKVMVKGGTLKDDDWGNLKIKNGMTLLMMGSADALPEEPIARPVFVEDMTEEQLASAMELPCGLTNLGNTCYMNATVQCIRSVPEVKEALKRYGGALRASGEMASAQYITAALRDLFDSMDKTSSSIPPIILLQFLHMAFPQFAEKGDQGQYLQQDANECWVQMMRVLQQKLEGIEGDTVMETDSGATAASSKKKSLIDQFFSIEFETAMKCTEAEEEEVTKGKENQLQLSCFINQEVKYLFTGLKLRLQEEITKLSPTLQRNALYIKSSKISRLPAYLTIQMVRFFYKEKESVNAKVLKDVKFPLMLDVYELCTPDLQEKMVSYRSKFKDLEDKKVNQQPKNSSKSDGAQKEVKYEPFSFPDGPGTPWLWATAAPG, encoded by the exons ATGCCGCTCTTCTCAG TTAACGTGaaatggggaaaagagaaattcGATGGTGTGGAGCTTAACACTGATGAACCTCCAATGGTCTTCAAAGCCCAGTTGTTTGCACTGACTGGAGTTCAGCCAGCTAGACAGAAGGTTATGGTTAAAGGAGGAACTCTGAAG GATGATGACTGGGGGAAcctaaaaataaagaat gGGATGACCTTATTAATGATGGGTTCTGCAGATGCACTTCCGGAAGAGCCAATCGCACGGCCTGTCTTTGTAGAAGACATGACAGAGGAACAGTTGGCTTCAGCT ATGGAATTACCCTGTGGATTGACAAACCTTGGCAACACTTGCTACATGAATGCTACGGTTCAGTGTATCCGCTCAGTGCCAGAAGTGAAAGAAGCCCTTAAAAG GTATGGTGGTGCCTTAAGAGCTTCAGGAGAAATGGCCTCAGCTCAATACATTACTGCAG CTCTTAGAGACTTGTTTGATTCCATGGATAAAACTTCCTCCAGTATCCCACCTATCATTCTCCTGCAGTTTTTACACATGGCCTTCCCACAGTTTGCAGAGAAAGGCGACCAAGGCCAGTACCTTCAACAG GATGCCAATGAATGCTGGGTGCAGATGATGAGGGTACTACAGCAGAAGCTGGAAGGCATAGAAGGTGATACAGTTATGGAG ACAGACTCTGGAGCTACAGCAGCATCTTCTAAAAAGAAGAGTTTAATTGATCAGTTCTTCAGCATTGAATTTGAAACAGC CATGAAATGTACAGAAGCTGAAGAAGAGGAAGTAACTAAAGGAAAGGAGAATCAACTTCAGCTTAGCTGCTTTATCAATCAAGAAGTGAAATATCTGTTTACAGGACTAAAATTG CGTCTTCAAGAGGAAATCACCAAACTGTCACCAACGCTGCAGAGAAATGCCCTCTATATCAAATCT tctaAAATCAGCCGCTTGCCAGCGTACCTGACCATTCAGATGGTTAGATTTTTTTACAAAGAGAAGGAATCAGTGAATGCCAAAGTTCTTAAG GATGTTAAATTTCCTCTTATGCTGGATGTGTATGAGCTGTGTACGCCAGACCTCCAGGAAAAAATGGTTTCTTACCGATCAAAATTCAAAGACCTAGAAGACAAAAAAGTAAATCAACAGCCAAAGAAT TCTAGTAAAAGCGATGGTGCACAGAAAGAAGTCAAATATGagccattttcttttcctgatg GTCCTGGCACACCCTGGCTTTGGGCAACAGCAGCTCCTGGTTGA
- the USP14 gene encoding ubiquitin carboxyl-terminal hydrolase 14 isoform X2, whose product MTLLMMGSADALPEEPIARPVFVEDMTEEQLASAMELPCGLTNLGNTCYMNATVQCIRSVPEVKEALKRYGGALRASGEMASAQYITAALRDLFDSMDKTSSSIPPIILLQFLHMAFPQFAEKGDQGQYLQQDANECWVQMMRVLQQKLEGIEGDTVMETDSGATAASSKKKSLIDQFFSIEFETAMKCTEAEEEEVTKGKENQLQLSCFINQEVKYLFTGLKLRLQEEITKLSPTLQRNALYIKSSKISRLPAYLTIQMVRFFYKEKESVNAKVLKDVKFPLMLDVYELCTPDLQEKMVSYRSKFKDLEDKKVNQQPKNSSKSDGAQKEVKYEPFSFPDDIGSNNCGYYDLQAVLTHQGRSSSSGHYVSWVKRKQDEWIKFDDDKVSIVTPEDILRLSGGGDWHIAYVLLYGPRRIEVTEEEAEQ is encoded by the exons ATGACCTTATTAATGATGGGTTCTGCAGATGCACTTCCGGAAGAGCCAATCGCACGGCCTGTCTTTGTAGAAGACATGACAGAGGAACAGTTGGCTTCAGCT ATGGAATTACCCTGTGGATTGACAAACCTTGGCAACACTTGCTACATGAATGCTACGGTTCAGTGTATCCGCTCAGTGCCAGAAGTGAAAGAAGCCCTTAAAAG GTATGGTGGTGCCTTAAGAGCTTCAGGAGAAATGGCCTCAGCTCAATACATTACTGCAG CTCTTAGAGACTTGTTTGATTCCATGGATAAAACTTCCTCCAGTATCCCACCTATCATTCTCCTGCAGTTTTTACACATGGCCTTCCCACAGTTTGCAGAGAAAGGCGACCAAGGCCAGTACCTTCAACAG GATGCCAATGAATGCTGGGTGCAGATGATGAGGGTACTACAGCAGAAGCTGGAAGGCATAGAAGGTGATACAGTTATGGAG ACAGACTCTGGAGCTACAGCAGCATCTTCTAAAAAGAAGAGTTTAATTGATCAGTTCTTCAGCATTGAATTTGAAACAGC CATGAAATGTACAGAAGCTGAAGAAGAGGAAGTAACTAAAGGAAAGGAGAATCAACTTCAGCTTAGCTGCTTTATCAATCAAGAAGTGAAATATCTGTTTACAGGACTAAAATTG CGTCTTCAAGAGGAAATCACCAAACTGTCACCAACGCTGCAGAGAAATGCCCTCTATATCAAATCT tctaAAATCAGCCGCTTGCCAGCGTACCTGACCATTCAGATGGTTAGATTTTTTTACAAAGAGAAGGAATCAGTGAATGCCAAAGTTCTTAAG GATGTTAAATTTCCTCTTATGCTGGATGTGTATGAGCTGTGTACGCCAGACCTCCAGGAAAAAATGGTTTCTTACCGATCAAAATTCAAAGACCTAGAAGACAAAAAAGTAAATCAACAGCCAAAGAAT TCTAGTAAAAGCGATGGTGCACAGAAAGAAGTCAAATATGagccattttcttttcctgatg ATATTGGTTCTAATAATTGCGGCTATTATGACCTGCAGGCAGTGCTAACACATCAAGGCAGATCAAGTTCCTCTGGGCACTACGTGTCTTGGGTTAAAAGgaaacaag ATGAATGGATTAAATTTGATGATGACAAAGTCAGCATTGTTACACCTGAAGATATTTTGAGGCTATCTGGGGGTGGAGACTGGCACATAGCTTATGTTCTACTCTACGGGCCTCGCAGGATCGAAGTAACTGAAGAGGAAGCGGAGCAGTAG